From a region of the Bradyrhizobium sp. KBS0727 genome:
- a CDS encoding murein L,D-transpeptidase produces MQRMTIVAMAAWLVAGPAFGQGAGSAASSPAAPHPAAAAGTAPAAHTAPPKPAVATSTPESRSAAALALSHEPTFDEGSAQRIRDAALSYSDLAVRGGWPTIPADAKFAQGVQGPNDDLLRKRLIVTGDLAADKASGAYDDALAEAVKRFQARHGLALTGTVTPRTLAALNVSIQKRIKQLEASLTRLENINFPFGQRYVVVNIPATFAEAVEDDKVVRRYRVIVGKTEKPSPTLTAEITSVNLNPTWTVPSSIAKSEISAHMRKDPTYLSRMHMDVLGANDAPIDPQSVDWSGAHTPNFTVRQQSGTWNALGAVKIDMPNSYSVYMHDTNQRNLFNDDYRFDSHGCSRVDNVRDLAAWLLKDQPQWSRAAIDAAIATGERHDIRVTKKIPVAWIYLTAWMTKDQTVQFRNDIYAQDEQLLEATAEEAAFFNKAAAHPLTAHMTQ; encoded by the coding sequence ATGCAGAGAATGACAATCGTTGCCATGGCCGCATGGCTCGTGGCCGGGCCGGCGTTTGGCCAAGGCGCCGGATCTGCGGCGAGTTCACCGGCAGCGCCCCACCCGGCCGCAGCGGCGGGCACAGCGCCGGCCGCGCATACGGCGCCGCCAAAGCCCGCCGTCGCTACATCGACGCCGGAATCACGTTCGGCCGCAGCGCTGGCGCTTTCGCACGAACCGACCTTCGACGAAGGCAGCGCGCAGCGGATCCGCGACGCCGCGCTCAGTTACTCGGATCTGGCGGTACGCGGCGGATGGCCGACCATTCCCGCCGACGCGAAATTCGCGCAGGGAGTCCAGGGGCCGAATGACGACCTGTTGCGCAAGCGACTGATCGTCACCGGCGATCTTGCCGCCGACAAGGCCTCCGGCGCCTACGACGATGCTCTCGCCGAAGCCGTCAAGCGCTTCCAGGCCCGCCACGGCTTGGCGCTGACCGGAACGGTGACTCCGCGCACCCTGGCCGCGCTCAACGTTTCCATCCAGAAGCGCATCAAGCAGCTCGAAGCCTCGCTGACGCGCCTCGAAAACATCAACTTTCCGTTCGGCCAGCGCTATGTGGTCGTGAATATCCCGGCGACGTTTGCCGAGGCCGTCGAGGACGACAAGGTGGTGCGGCGCTATCGCGTCATCGTCGGCAAGACCGAAAAACCGTCGCCGACCCTGACCGCCGAAATCACCAGCGTCAATCTCAACCCGACCTGGACCGTGCCGTCGTCGATCGCCAAGAGCGAGATTTCCGCGCATATGCGCAAGGACCCGACCTATCTGTCCCGCATGCACATGGACGTGCTCGGCGCCAACGATGCGCCGATCGATCCGCAGTCGGTCGACTGGTCCGGCGCCCACACGCCGAACTTCACGGTGCGCCAGCAGTCCGGCACCTGGAACGCACTCGGCGCCGTCAAGATCGACATGCCGAATTCCTATTCGGTCTACATGCACGACACCAATCAGCGCAACCTGTTCAACGACGACTACCGTTTCGATTCGCACGGCTGCTCGCGCGTCGACAATGTGCGCGACCTCGCGGCATGGCTGTTGAAGGATCAGCCGCAATGGAGCCGCGCCGCGATCGATGCGGCGATTGCGACCGGCGAGCGCCATGACATCCGCGTCACCAAAAAGATTCCGGTGGCCTGGATCTACCTGACGGCGTGGATGACCAAGGACCAGACGGTGCAGTTCCGCAACGACATCTATGCGCAGGACGAACAGCTGCTGGAAGCGACCGCGGAGGAAGCCGCCTTCTTCAACAAGGCCGCCGCCCATCCGCTGACGGCGCATATGACGCAGTAG
- a CDS encoding ABC transporter substrate-binding protein, whose translation MLNRRNFLTGTALALMGLRPASAQADYIAELYAKAKQEGELTWYSVYWPSDRSEKHGAIFSKAFPGVKVNVVRSTAQVAYQRLSQDLQANAANCDVFSTTDMGQFVALKDRGVLMPYKMRSIDQIDSRFHGVDPDDAYQIVNATTVGLAYNTNKVKPEQAPKSWKEFIDPKWKGQSVVGHPGFSGFVGTWVVQMNKLYGWDYFEQLAALKPHVGRSIIDTVTVQVSGERSIGASPSALVLRNAAQGNPIAVSYPEEGSVLMISGSAVLKNSKHPNAAKLFMEFLYSSDTAAEDIEEFGIPLRRDTVLPAGFKKLDELKTIRPTIAEIIKGIPELTEKWRDTFGV comes from the coding sequence ATGCTGAACCGAAGAAACTTTCTGACCGGAACCGCGCTTGCGCTGATGGGATTGCGGCCCGCTTCCGCGCAAGCCGACTACATCGCCGAACTCTACGCCAAGGCAAAGCAGGAAGGCGAACTGACCTGGTACAGCGTCTACTGGCCGTCGGACCGTTCCGAGAAGCATGGGGCGATCTTCTCCAAGGCTTTCCCCGGCGTGAAGGTGAATGTGGTGCGGTCGACGGCGCAGGTCGCCTATCAGCGGCTGAGCCAGGACCTTCAGGCCAACGCCGCCAATTGTGACGTGTTCTCCACCACCGACATGGGACAGTTCGTGGCATTGAAGGACCGCGGCGTCCTGATGCCCTACAAGATGCGATCGATCGACCAGATCGACAGCCGCTTTCACGGCGTCGATCCCGATGACGCCTACCAGATCGTCAACGCCACCACTGTCGGCCTTGCCTACAACACCAACAAGGTGAAGCCGGAACAGGCGCCGAAAAGCTGGAAGGAATTCATCGATCCGAAATGGAAGGGCCAGTCGGTGGTCGGCCATCCCGGCTTCTCGGGTTTCGTCGGCACCTGGGTGGTGCAGATGAACAAACTCTACGGCTGGGACTACTTCGAGCAACTGGCGGCGCTGAAGCCGCATGTCGGCCGCTCCATCATCGACACGGTAACCGTTCAAGTGTCGGGCGAGCGCAGCATTGGCGCCAGCCCGTCCGCGCTGGTGCTGCGCAATGCCGCGCAGGGCAATCCGATCGCGGTATCCTACCCTGAGGAAGGCTCGGTGCTGATGATCTCCGGTTCAGCGGTCCTGAAGAACAGCAAGCATCCCAACGCCGCAAAACTGTTCATGGAATTTCTCTATTCCAGCGATACCGCAGCCGAAGATATCGAGGAATTCGGCATCCCGTTGCGGCGCGACACCGTGCTACCCGCCGGTTTCAAGAAGCTCGACGAATTGAAGACCATCCGCCCGACGATTGCTGAAATCATCAAGGGCATTCCCGAGCTCACCGAAAAGTGGCGCGACACGTTTGGCGTCTGA
- a CDS encoding tripartite tricarboxylate transporter substrate binding protein, producing the protein MPLTRREAIAGCGGALAWLAGSPSSAQSAYPARTIKMIVPYPAGGTTDLLGRLVADQLKSGLDATVIVENKPGAGTTLGADQVAKSDPDGYTLLMATSTTLAINKTLYKKLPYDPAKDFAPIALVAGVPFALIINPAIPAKTLVEFIAYAKSKPGLAYGSAGNGSPQHLGAEMLKSAAGIDIRHVPYRGSVPAMLDVIAGHIPFMVVDLQPALPQIREGKVRVLGVTTPKRVAAAPDIPTLAEAGLPGFELVAWQGVVAPSGTPRPIVDALAAQIAKLMADPAMRHKLTAMSLEPLPPSTPDGFAAYIKTEIERWAVIVQNSGAEFE; encoded by the coding sequence ATGCCGTTGACGCGCCGGGAAGCGATTGCAGGGTGTGGCGGAGCGTTGGCTTGGCTCGCAGGTTCACCGTCGTCGGCGCAATCGGCCTATCCCGCCCGGACCATCAAGATGATCGTGCCTTATCCGGCCGGCGGCACCACCGATCTGCTCGGGCGGCTGGTTGCCGACCAGCTCAAGAGCGGCCTCGATGCAACCGTCATCGTCGAGAACAAGCCGGGAGCCGGCACGACGCTCGGCGCCGATCAGGTCGCCAAGTCCGACCCGGACGGTTACACGCTGTTGATGGCGACCTCGACCACGCTCGCCATCAACAAGACGCTCTACAAAAAACTGCCTTACGATCCCGCGAAGGATTTCGCGCCGATCGCGCTGGTCGCCGGCGTCCCCTTTGCGCTGATCATCAATCCCGCGATCCCGGCGAAGACGCTCGTCGAATTCATTGCCTACGCCAAATCAAAACCGGGACTGGCCTACGGCTCGGCCGGTAACGGCAGCCCGCAACATCTTGGCGCCGAGATGCTGAAGTCGGCGGCGGGTATCGATATCAGGCACGTGCCCTATCGCGGCAGCGTGCCGGCCATGCTCGACGTGATCGCGGGGCATATCCCGTTCATGGTGGTGGATCTGCAGCCGGCGCTGCCGCAGATCCGCGAAGGCAAGGTGAGGGTGCTCGGCGTGACCACGCCAAAGCGCGTCGCCGCGGCCCCCGACATTCCGACGCTTGCCGAAGCCGGGCTTCCCGGCTTTGAACTGGTCGCCTGGCAGGGCGTGGTGGCGCCGTCGGGCACGCCGCGCCCGATCGTCGATGCGCTGGCGGCGCAGATCGCCAAACTGATGGCCGATCCCGCGATGCGGCACAAGTTGACGGCGATGTCGCTGGAGCCGCTGCCGCCCTCGACACCGGATGGTTTTGCCGCTTACATCAAGACCGAAATCGAACGCTGGGCGGTGATCGTACAGAACTCCGGCGCCGAGTTCGAATGA
- a CDS encoding GntR family transcriptional regulator — translation MRARTSDALRKEIEDDIEHGRLSPGDKLDEQTLAERFEVSRTPAREALLQLAAAGIVRLVPRQGAVVCSVSPQLAIGMVEVLTALEAEAAGLAARRMSSTEKAQLAKLHLASQAAVKRLDSPAYIKNNAAFHAAIYEGARNEFLAEQIRATRLRMRFYHRSSLYQPARLKASFQEHARVVEAIKSGDDAQAQQLMREHILFGGRVFADLIANLTNRKP, via the coding sequence ATGCGCGCCAGAACCAGCGATGCCCTGCGTAAGGAGATCGAGGACGATATCGAGCACGGCCGGCTGTCGCCGGGCGACAAGCTCGACGAGCAGACGCTGGCGGAGCGGTTCGAGGTGTCACGCACGCCGGCGCGCGAAGCCCTGCTGCAACTGGCGGCGGCCGGCATCGTGCGGCTGGTGCCGCGACAGGGTGCTGTGGTCTGCAGCGTGTCGCCGCAACTCGCCATCGGGATGGTGGAAGTGCTGACCGCGCTGGAAGCGGAAGCGGCCGGGCTCGCGGCCCGGCGGATGTCGTCGACCGAGAAGGCGCAGCTCGCCAAATTGCACCTGGCGTCGCAGGCCGCGGTCAAGCGGCTGGACAGCCCCGCCTACATCAAGAACAACGCCGCCTTCCATGCTGCGATCTACGAGGGGGCGCGCAACGAATTCCTGGCCGAACAGATCCGGGCGACGCGGTTGCGGATGCGCTTCTATCATCGCTCCAGCCTCTATCAGCCGGCGCGTCTGAAGGCGTCGTTCCAGGAGCACGCGCGCGTCGTGGAAGCGATCAAGAGCGGCGACGACGCGCAGGCTCAGCAGCTGATGCGCGAGCACATCCTGTTCGGCGGCCGGGTGTTCGCCGACCTGATCGCCAATCTCACCAACCGAAAGCCCTGA
- a CDS encoding glutathione S-transferase family protein: MIVLHHGWRSSASRRVRLCLEEKGLAYQGHVVDMANLEHHSPEYLKINPLGVIPTMIHDGKPLHESGTICEYLDETYPDPPLRPDTPYLRAEMRNWIRHIDGLIGNLIIFNWRHHLQKTASQWTDAELAEKLKNIPSKERQEAWLRVARKPYTEEERDAARTRLVTQLLDKMEEALKPSGWMVGTAYSIADIAAVPFVKRLDEEIAPDEVAPKKHPRVSEWWTKIQARPAFARAKFDPFITTV, from the coding sequence ATGATCGTTCTTCATCACGGCTGGCGCTCGAGCGCTTCGCGCCGCGTCCGGCTGTGCCTTGAGGAAAAGGGCCTCGCCTATCAAGGCCATGTGGTCGACATGGCGAACCTGGAGCATCATTCGCCGGAATACCTGAAGATCAATCCGCTCGGCGTGATCCCGACCATGATCCATGACGGCAAGCCGCTGCACGAAAGCGGCACGATCTGCGAATATCTCGACGAGACCTACCCCGATCCGCCGCTGCGGCCGGATACGCCCTACCTGCGCGCCGAGATGCGCAACTGGATCCGGCATATCGACGGCCTGATCGGCAATCTCATCATCTTCAACTGGCGCCATCATCTGCAGAAGACGGCGTCGCAATGGACCGATGCGGAACTGGCCGAGAAGCTGAAGAACATCCCGAGCAAGGAACGCCAGGAAGCCTGGCTGCGGGTGGCGCGCAAGCCCTACACCGAGGAAGAGCGCGACGCCGCGCGGACCAGACTGGTCACGCAGTTGCTGGACAAGATGGAAGAAGCGCTGAAGCCGTCCGGCTGGATGGTTGGCACGGCCTATTCGATCGCCGATATCGCCGCGGTGCCGTTCGTGAAGCGGCTGGATGAGGAAATCGCGCCCGATGAAGTCGCGCCCAAGAAACATCCCCGCGTCAGCGAATGGTGGACTAAAATACAGGCCCGGCCCGCCTTCGCACGTGCGAAATTTGACCCCTTCATCACCACCGTCTGA
- a CDS encoding quinone oxidoreductase, producing MKTAVVRIHRHGGPEVLQYEVVDLRDPGPGEVLLKQTAIGLNFADTYQREGEAGPHDAGSLPVVLGGQGAGVVEATGSGVSGFKVGDRVAYIHPGAYAERRVVPADKLLHLPPGISDQVAAAALLRGLTAEYLVRRLYRIKPGDTALVHAAAGGMGLLLGQWAKALGARVIGTVGADSKVEIAKAHGCSDVIVYSREDFAARTMELTDGAGADVIYDGVGKSAFLKSLDCVRPMGMVISYGTASGNVGAFDLQLLHRKSIIVTRPTLRTWIAKRSDYEAAAAAFFDAVMSGKVRVEVNRSYALRDIKRAHQELHSRATVGPAIIIP from the coding sequence ATGAAGACTGCCGTCGTTCGCATTCACCGCCATGGCGGGCCCGAAGTGCTGCAATATGAAGTGGTCGACCTGCGCGATCCCGGTCCCGGCGAGGTGCTGCTGAAGCAAACCGCGATCGGGCTGAACTTCGCCGATACCTATCAGCGCGAAGGCGAGGCCGGGCCGCATGATGCCGGTAGCCTGCCGGTCGTGCTGGGCGGGCAGGGCGCCGGCGTGGTCGAGGCCACAGGCTCTGGCGTTTCCGGCTTCAAGGTGGGCGACAGGGTCGCCTATATCCATCCCGGCGCCTATGCCGAGCGCCGCGTCGTGCCCGCCGACAAGTTGTTGCATCTGCCGCCGGGGATTTCCGACCAGGTGGCGGCGGCGGCGCTGTTGCGCGGCCTGACGGCCGAATATCTGGTGCGGCGGCTCTACCGGATAAAGCCCGGCGATACCGCGCTGGTTCATGCGGCTGCGGGCGGCATGGGGCTGTTGCTGGGGCAATGGGCAAAAGCGCTCGGCGCGCGCGTGATCGGCACCGTCGGCGCCGATAGCAAGGTCGAGATCGCCAAGGCCCATGGCTGCAGCGACGTGATCGTCTATAGCCGTGAGGACTTCGCCGCCCGCACCATGGAACTGACGGATGGCGCAGGCGCCGACGTGATCTATGACGGCGTCGGCAAATCGGCGTTCCTGAAATCGCTCGATTGCGTGAGACCCATGGGCATGGTGATCAGCTATGGCACGGCGTCAGGCAATGTCGGCGCCTTCGACCTGCAGCTCCTGCATCGCAAGTCCATCATCGTGACGCGGCCGACGCTGCGCACCTGGATCGCCAAGCGCAGCGACTACGAGGCGGCCGCGGCTGCGTTCTTCGACGCGGTGATGTCAGGCAAGGTCCGCGTCGAGGTCAACCGCTCTTACGCGCTGCGCGACATCAAGCGGGCCCATCAGGAGCTGCACAGCCGGGCCACGGTCGGCCCGGCCATCATTATCCCATAA